One Catalinimonas alkaloidigena DNA window includes the following coding sequences:
- a CDS encoding C40 family peptidase: MVKVIETARTYTGTPYKYGGTTRKGMDCSGLLCTSFQSINMTIPRVSRDQATIGPAVKVEAVRPGDLLFFSTSKSRKGINHVGLVTEVSKGRIQFIHATSSLGVMEDNLFSDYYKRAFVKAIRPRYD; encoded by the coding sequence GTGGTCAAAGTAATTGAGACCGCCCGGACATACACCGGCACTCCGTACAAGTACGGGGGCACAACTCGCAAAGGCATGGACTGTTCGGGACTGTTGTGTACAAGTTTTCAGAGCATTAACATGACCATCCCCCGCGTATCGCGCGATCAGGCGACAATTGGCCCTGCCGTCAAAGTAGAAGCGGTCCGACCGGGCGACTTGTTGTTTTTCAGTACGTCTAAAAGCCGCAAAGGCATCAACCATGTCGGTTTGGTCACAGAAGTATCCAAGGGGCGCATCCAGTTCATCCACGCCACGTCGAGTTTGGGCGTTATGGAAGACAATCTGTTTTCCGACTATTACAAACGAGCGTTTGTGAAGGCCATTCGCCCTCGGTACGATTAA
- the bshA gene encoding N-acetyl-alpha-D-glucosaminyl L-malate synthase BshA: MKIGIVCYPTFGGSGVVATELGKALAKEGHQIHFITYTQPIRLDFFNENLYYHEVDLRAYPLFQYPPYELALASKMVNVVMYEKLDLLHVHYAIPHASAAYMAQQILRTHGIDIPFITTLHGTDITLVGKDASYEPVVTFSINQSNGVTAVSDDLKKDTYRHFSVHRDIEVIPNFIDLERFKKQKKDHFKKAICPNNEKLLVHTSNFRKVKRVDDVVRIFDKVRQKMPARLLLVGDGPERNRIEDLCRQLNTCDDVRFLGKQEAVEEVLSVCDLFLMPSEKESFGLAALEAMACEVPVIAARTGGLPELVEDGKSGFLSPVGDVEDMVKHALFILQDDQLPEFKKNALARAKQFDITQILPLYENYYKKVVNSHGGAVPPTESRKQGQPAF, from the coding sequence ATGAAAATCGGCATCGTTTGCTACCCTACTTTCGGAGGGAGCGGCGTAGTGGCCACCGAGCTCGGTAAAGCACTCGCCAAAGAAGGACACCAAATCCACTTCATCACTTATACGCAGCCCATCCGGCTCGACTTTTTCAACGAAAATTTATATTACCACGAAGTAGATCTCCGCGCCTATCCGCTGTTTCAATACCCTCCTTACGAATTGGCACTGGCCAGTAAAATGGTCAACGTGGTGATGTACGAGAAACTGGATCTGCTCCATGTGCATTATGCCATTCCGCACGCTTCGGCAGCGTACATGGCCCAGCAGATTCTGCGGACGCACGGCATCGACATTCCGTTCATCACCACCCTGCACGGAACCGACATTACACTGGTGGGGAAAGACGCCTCCTACGAACCGGTGGTTACGTTCAGCATCAACCAGTCCAATGGCGTGACGGCCGTTTCCGATGACCTGAAAAAAGATACGTACCGCCACTTCAGCGTTCATCGTGACATTGAGGTCATTCCCAATTTCATCGATCTGGAACGGTTCAAAAAGCAGAAGAAGGACCATTTCAAAAAGGCCATTTGCCCGAACAACGAAAAGCTGCTGGTACATACCTCGAACTTCCGGAAGGTGAAGCGTGTCGACGACGTCGTCCGCATCTTCGATAAGGTGCGCCAGAAGATGCCCGCACGTCTGTTGCTGGTGGGGGACGGGCCGGAGCGCAACCGCATTGAAGACCTCTGCCGGCAGTTGAATACGTGCGATGATGTCCGCTTCCTCGGCAAGCAGGAAGCCGTTGAAGAAGTGCTCTCCGTATGTGACCTGTTCCTGATGCCTTCCGAAAAAGAGAGCTTTGGACTAGCAGCACTGGAAGCGATGGCCTGTGAGGTACCCGTGATCGCGGCGCGCACCGGTGGGTTACCTGAACTGGTGGAAGACGGCAAATCTGGTTTTTTGAGCCCTGTCGGTGACGTGGAAGATATGGTCAAGCATGCCTTGTTCATCCTGCAAGACGATCAACTGCCTGAGTTCAAGAAGAATGCCCTGGCACGCGCCAAGCAGTTCGACATCACGCAGATTCTGCCTTTGTATGAGAACTATTACAAAAAGGTCGTCAATTCGCATGGGGGGGCCGTTCCCCCCACGGAAAGCCGGAAGCAAGGTCAGCCTGCGTTCTAG